In Desulfovibrio sp. 86, the following proteins share a genomic window:
- a CDS encoding ABC transporter ATP-binding protein, translating to MCAHLLECTGLSMRFGGLMALQSLDIHVDSHEVVGLVGPNGSGKTTFFNVVTGIYHPCAGKVMFNGQDITGLSPQEVYRAGIARTFQRSRLCLDLTVFDNIMIGSHKTLDLSFVHNILQRKAFLKKCHKYEETAAALLRALNPDLPDKLHHAVSELNMIDRRRVELCRALIGKPKLLFLDEPSAGMTHEETQQLMDEIVRMETGEAKPAIVLIEHEMNVIRRITSRCVVLNFGEKLCEGSYEKVTADPMVQEAYLGTEVCEDEQV from the coding sequence ATGTGCGCCCATCTTCTTGAATGTACGGGGCTGTCCATGCGCTTTGGCGGGCTTATGGCGCTTCAGTCGCTGGATATCCACGTGGACAGCCACGAGGTCGTGGGCCTTGTGGGTCCCAACGGTTCGGGCAAAACAACGTTTTTCAACGTTGTGACGGGCATCTACCACCCCTGCGCGGGCAAGGTCATGTTCAATGGTCAGGACATCACAGGCCTTTCGCCGCAGGAGGTTTACCGGGCGGGCATAGCGCGCACGTTTCAGCGCTCGCGCCTGTGCCTCGATCTTACGGTGTTTGACAACATCATGATCGGCAGCCACAAGACCCTTGACCTGTCGTTTGTGCACAACATACTGCAACGCAAAGCCTTTTTAAAGAAATGCCACAAATATGAAGAAACCGCAGCCGCCCTGCTGCGGGCGCTGAACCCAGACCTGCCAGACAAGCTGCACCACGCGGTCAGCGAACTGAACATGATCGACCGGCGGCGGGTGGAACTGTGCCGCGCGCTGATCGGCAAGCCCAAGCTGCTGTTTTTGGACGAACCCTCGGCAGGCATGACCCACGAGGAAACCCAGCAGCTCATGGACGAAATTGTGCGCATGGAGACCGGCGAAGCCAAACCCGCCATTGTGCTTATCGAGCATGAAATGAACGTGATACGCCGCATAACCAGCCGCTGTGTTGTATTGAACTTTGGCGAAAAGCTGTGCGAAGGCAGTTACGAGAAGGTAACCGCCGACCCCATGGTGCAGGAAGCCTATCTCGGCACGGAGGTGTGCGAAGATGAACAAGTTTAA
- a CDS encoding sigma 54-interacting transcriptional regulator encodes MDKKDFRFAFVSNSSAIAAAVQDYAATLGMGIEIRLATMEKAVPVARSLLEEGVEVILGGGATGNLLRQQLHKPVVTIARSHLDVIRALLCARRYTRHIALTCYGPPPAGWEILDNLLDIRIVTISFTTTESLRKEIGQAVSNGVGCVVGGGICAEIARNWGCEGVVVTPSTDVMQRALEEAVNIAVSQRLEREQAAWLQGILNSLHEGIVGVDAQGKVITCNPRATQLLEVDARQATPTTAVLRSMGIPDALHRTERGQDTVRQVGKHEFIINSRPILVNNEVRGAVAAFRPVEDIRSIDRKLRAHLRIKGFATRHDLDALIGKSSVMCQLRSKARRFANTEASVLIQGETGTGKELLAHGIHAASPRCKQPFVAINCAALSENLLESELFGHDEGAFTGARRGGKDGLFTLANEGSIFLDEIGDISPALQALLLRVLESGEIMRVGGDRVIPVNVRVISSSWKSLVDEVRAGRFRADLYYRLTTLSLYLPPLRRRREDIPDIVHVLLARKGMPNHFSSHGLKMLADYTWPGNIRELEALVRRYTLLLDRPAPNDALLAELLQELRAIQTPPSLDIAPPTSFESDRLSSSCRLFSNSSSLREQLEACECKILKKTLINVNHNRTLAARSLGISTNTLWRKLKACKIF; translated from the coding sequence ATGGATAAAAAAGACTTTAGATTTGCCTTTGTTTCCAATTCCAGCGCCATTGCCGCAGCAGTGCAAGATTACGCTGCAACACTGGGTATGGGGATAGAAATTCGCCTTGCCACCATGGAAAAAGCCGTTCCCGTGGCTCGTTCCCTGCTGGAAGAAGGTGTCGAAGTGATCCTCGGTGGTGGCGCCACAGGCAATCTTTTACGCCAACAATTACACAAACCCGTAGTCACAATTGCCCGTAGCCACCTGGATGTAATACGGGCGCTGCTATGCGCAAGGCGGTACACGCGCCATATTGCATTGACATGTTACGGGCCCCCGCCTGCCGGATGGGAAATACTAGATAACCTGCTTGATATACGCATTGTTACTATATCTTTCACGACAACTGAAAGTTTGCGGAAGGAGATCGGCCAAGCCGTGTCCAACGGAGTGGGATGTGTTGTTGGCGGTGGTATCTGCGCAGAAATCGCCCGTAATTGGGGGTGTGAAGGAGTGGTGGTCACGCCTAGCACAGATGTGATGCAAAGAGCGCTGGAAGAAGCCGTCAACATTGCCGTTTCTCAACGGCTGGAACGTGAGCAGGCAGCATGGCTGCAGGGCATTTTGAATTCCCTGCACGAAGGCATTGTGGGGGTTGATGCACAGGGGAAAGTTATCACCTGTAATCCCAGAGCCACACAACTGCTGGAGGTGGACGCACGCCAAGCCACCCCCACAACTGCAGTCTTGCGCAGTATGGGTATTCCCGACGCTCTGCACCGCACGGAGCGGGGCCAGGACACCGTGCGCCAGGTGGGAAAACACGAGTTTATTATCAATTCACGCCCCATTCTGGTCAATAATGAAGTACGCGGAGCGGTAGCCGCCTTCCGCCCAGTTGAAGATATTCGCAGCATTGACAGGAAGTTGCGCGCTCACCTGCGCATCAAGGGGTTTGCTACACGCCATGACCTTGACGCGCTGATAGGTAAAAGTTCCGTTATGTGCCAGCTGCGCAGCAAGGCACGCCGTTTTGCCAACACCGAAGCCTCCGTGCTCATCCAGGGAGAAACTGGCACAGGCAAGGAATTGCTGGCCCACGGCATCCATGCCGCCAGCCCGCGTTGTAAGCAACCCTTTGTGGCCATCAACTGCGCGGCGCTGTCGGAAAACCTACTCGAAAGTGAACTTTTTGGGCATGACGAAGGGGCCTTCACCGGTGCGCGGCGAGGCGGCAAGGATGGCCTTTTCACGCTAGCCAACGAAGGCAGCATTTTTCTGGATGAAATTGGCGATATTTCCCCCGCACTGCAAGCGCTGCTGCTGCGAGTGCTGGAATCGGGGGAAATCATGCGTGTTGGCGGGGACAGGGTTATCCCGGTCAATGTGCGCGTCATCAGTTCTTCATGGAAAAGTCTTGTGGATGAAGTGCGCGCCGGACGTTTTCGCGCTGACCTCTATTACCGTTTGACCACGTTGAGCCTGTATCTGCCGCCGCTGCGCCGCAGACGAGAAGATATCCCGGATATCGTGCATGTTCTGCTCGCCCGCAAGGGGATGCCAAACCATTTTTCGTCGCATGGTCTGAAAATGCTGGCAGACTATACATGGCCGGGTAATATTCGTGAGTTGGAAGCCTTGGTGCGCCGTTACACTCTGCTGCTAGATCGGCCTGCCCCCAATGACGCATTGCTTGCGGAACTGCTGCAGGAATTGCGAGCCATACAGACGCCCCCATCCCTTGACATCGCGCCTCCGACCTCCTTTGAAAGCGATAGGCTGTCTTCCTCGTGCCGGTTGTTCTCCAACTCTTCATCACTTAGAGAACAACTGGAAGCTTGCGAATGCAAAATTTTGAAAAAAACTCTTATAAACGTTAACCACAACCGCACTCTTGCTGCACGTTCGTTGGGCATCAGCACCAACACCCTTTGGCGCAAACTCAAGGCTTGCAAAATATTCTAA
- a CDS encoding branched-chain amino acid ABC transporter permease: MDMSLLIQFVINGLMLGMMYALVAVGFTIFFGVLDVIIFSHGDTVMLGGFSGLAMYMYLQHMFPGLAPGWSLLWVALTALTTMALLGMLLASTMIMRLRAAPALNTLLATMMLGTVLRESIRLFFPNGSNPQPFPHLLPDWSLNYGQLSLRFDNLVLFSAGAAAVVLIHLLISRTRLGMAIRAVAQDSEAAQLMGVNFSLVVLTAFALGCGVAALAGIMNGIYYNEINFSMGLLLGAIGFSAAVIGGLGNIYGAILGGFIFAFLQTIGAVALPFSSAYKDVFAFSVVIVLMAWKPTGLLAEKSSQRV; this comes from the coding sequence ATGGACATGTCACTTCTCATTCAATTCGTCATCAACGGCCTTATGCTGGGTATGATGTACGCATTGGTCGCCGTGGGATTCACCATTTTTTTCGGCGTACTTGATGTCATTATTTTTTCCCACGGCGACACGGTGATGCTGGGCGGTTTTTCCGGCCTCGCCATGTATATGTACCTGCAGCACATGTTTCCCGGGCTTGCTCCGGGCTGGTCGCTGCTCTGGGTGGCGCTTACGGCGCTGACCACCATGGCCCTACTGGGCATGTTGCTGGCCAGCACCATGATCATGCGTCTACGCGCGGCCCCCGCGCTCAATACGCTGCTGGCTACCATGATGCTGGGCACAGTGCTGCGCGAATCCATACGCCTGTTTTTTCCCAACGGCTCAAACCCTCAGCCATTTCCGCATCTTTTGCCTGACTGGTCGCTGAATTACGGGCAGCTTTCGCTGCGGTTCGACAATCTGGTGCTGTTCAGCGCCGGTGCGGCGGCTGTGGTGCTGATACACCTGCTCATCTCGCGCACGCGGCTGGGCATGGCCATCCGCGCCGTGGCGCAGGACAGCGAAGCCGCGCAGCTCATGGGCGTAAACTTTTCGCTGGTGGTGCTGACCGCCTTTGCCCTTGGCTGTGGCGTTGCCGCGCTGGCGGGCATCATGAACGGCATCTACTACAATGAAATCAACTTCAGCATGGGCCTGCTGCTGGGGGCCATTGGCTTTAGCGCGGCCGTCATCGGCGGTCTGGGCAATATTTACGGAGCCATCCTGGGCGGATTCATCTTTGCGTTTTTGCAGACCATCGGCGCTGTGGCCCTGCCATTTTCAAGCGCGTACAAAGATGTTTTTGCGTTCAGCGTCGTTATCGTGCTTATGGCCTGGAAGCCCACGGGCCTTCTTGCCGAAAAATCCAGCCAAAGGGTCTAG
- a CDS encoding branched-chain amino acid ABC transporter permease, whose product MFSLRNTPAGPLTCVLTAVGITVFLALFLMAEEQTTILLYLGVGLFMLLGLKVSGLLDVLLQAARQNESLWTRLMLCMSLALILIFHDDHYSLFLLGTIMTYSVAVLGLNVQLGYAGVINFSAASFFGVGGYTAALLMANAGVPSLLALPLGGVASALTGCILLLPVLRTSGHYAALVTMAFALLFRVFLEVCPWFGGPQGIPVEGLNVLGASFMNDMSIAGLDFSFYAKYDLFALLMLCLTFGFIRRLERSWFGLSMDAVRGDEVASACFGVSIARWKITAFTMGNFISGMAGAFYAMMLAYISPANFSFADSLLFLSILLLGGIGNSWGVLVATAFVVALPEKFQVIQEYRYLIYSSIVLLMIIFRPAGLLPRRVRSYTGGMA is encoded by the coding sequence ATGTTTTCCTTACGTAATACGCCTGCCGGGCCCCTCACCTGCGTACTGACCGCAGTGGGCATAACGGTTTTTCTTGCCCTGTTTTTGATGGCTGAAGAACAGACCACCATTCTGCTTTATCTCGGCGTGGGGCTGTTTATGCTGCTGGGCCTGAAGGTTAGCGGTCTGCTGGATGTATTGTTGCAGGCCGCCCGCCAGAACGAATCCCTCTGGACGCGTTTAATGCTCTGCATGAGCCTTGCGCTGATATTGATCTTCCACGACGACCATTACAGCCTGTTTTTGCTGGGCACCATCATGACCTACTCCGTCGCTGTGCTGGGGCTCAACGTGCAGCTGGGCTACGCGGGGGTCATCAACTTTAGCGCGGCCTCGTTTTTTGGTGTGGGCGGCTACACGGCGGCCCTGCTCATGGCCAATGCGGGCGTGCCCTCGCTGTTGGCGCTGCCGCTGGGCGGCGTGGCCTCGGCTCTCACGGGCTGCATACTGCTGCTACCGGTACTGCGCACGTCGGGCCACTATGCAGCCCTTGTGACCATGGCCTTTGCCTTGCTGTTCAGGGTGTTTCTTGAAGTCTGCCCCTGGTTTGGCGGCCCTCAGGGCATACCGGTTGAAGGGCTGAACGTGCTCGGCGCAAGCTTTATGAATGATATGAGCATAGCCGGATTGGATTTTTCATTTTACGCCAAATACGACCTTTTTGCCCTGCTGATGCTCTGCCTGACCTTTGGCTTTATCCGCCGCCTGGAGCGCTCGTGGTTCGGGCTTTCCATGGACGCGGTGCGTGGTGACGAGGTCGCCTCGGCCTGCTTTGGCGTAAGCATCGCACGCTGGAAAATAACGGCTTTCACCATGGGTAACTTTATTTCGGGCATGGCGGGCGCGTTTTACGCCATGATGCTGGCCTACATCAGCCCGGCCAATTTTTCGTTTGCCGATTCGCTGCTCTTTCTTTCCATTTTGCTGCTGGGCGGCATCGGCAACAGCTGGGGGGTGCTGGTGGCCACCGCCTTTGTGGTCGCCCTGCCGGAAAAATTCCAGGTTATTCAGGAATACCGGTACCTCATCTACTCCAGCATCGTGCTCTTGATGATCATCTTTCGCCCGGCCGGGCTGCTGCCCCGCCGCGTCCGCAGTTACACGGGAGGCATGGCATAA
- a CDS encoding branched-chain amino acid ABC transporter substrate-binding protein encodes MSRISINWRKALSCCAAILCLATSVEARETVKVGFVGPLTGGVSAIGVGGRNSAELAVKQRNEDPDRKYDYLFVSYDDECKPNIGIQVATKLASDRKVAAAVTHYCSAVALGTVDIYHRFHMPAVVWGAVHPGITYGNDYKEIFRTPGTMINQNQVAAKFMTDQGYKTFAIIHDITDYGKSHKDYFTQFITEQGGKVLETFGVTPDQQDFTAELTKIKSLHPDVIYFGGLVPVGVRVRSQMEKLGLDAQFEGVSGIKSDAFVTGVGSEVAEGSLSFIEGTPLEKLPGGEAFLQSYKDHGYAESPEAYGPFAYASMKLVLDTIENTGPNREKITEALSAVKGVDTLVGKVTFDDHGQNIEPAVSTFVVQDGQWVFWSDSDYASGKRQLRHPNK; translated from the coding sequence ATGTCCCGTATCTCGATCAACTGGCGCAAAGCACTTAGCTGCTGCGCCGCAATTTTATGCCTCGCCACCTCAGTAGAGGCCCGTGAGACCGTCAAGGTTGGTTTTGTGGGCCCCCTTACTGGCGGCGTGAGCGCCATTGGCGTTGGCGGGCGCAATTCTGCGGAGTTGGCCGTCAAGCAACGCAACGAAGACCCCGACCGCAAATACGACTACCTCTTTGTATCGTATGACGACGAATGCAAGCCCAACATCGGCATTCAGGTGGCTACCAAGCTGGCCTCAGACCGCAAGGTTGCGGCTGCCGTAACCCACTACTGTTCTGCCGTGGCTCTGGGCACGGTGGATATCTATCACCGCTTCCATATGCCCGCAGTGGTCTGGGGCGCAGTGCATCCCGGCATTACCTACGGTAATGACTACAAGGAAATTTTCCGCACGCCCGGCACCATGATCAACCAGAACCAGGTGGCGGCCAAGTTTATGACCGACCAGGGCTACAAAACCTTTGCAATCATCCATGACATCACCGACTACGGCAAATCCCACAAAGACTATTTTACCCAGTTCATCACCGAACAGGGCGGCAAAGTTTTAGAAACCTTTGGTGTTACCCCCGATCAGCAGGATTTCACCGCAGAGCTGACCAAGATAAAGTCTCTGCACCCCGACGTGATATACTTTGGCGGCCTTGTGCCCGTGGGCGTGCGCGTGCGCTCGCAGATGGAAAAGCTCGGCCTCGACGCCCAGTTTGAGGGCGTCTCGGGCATCAAGTCTGACGCCTTTGTGACCGGCGTGGGCAGCGAGGTGGCCGAAGGCAGCCTGAGCTTTATTGAAGGTACCCCGCTTGAAAAGCTGCCCGGCGGTGAAGCCTTTTTACAGAGCTACAAGGACCACGGCTATGCTGAATCGCCCGAAGCCTACGGCCCCTTTGCCTACGCCAGCATGAAGCTTGTTCTGGATACCATTGAAAACACCGGACCCAACCGTGAAAAAATCACCGAGGCGCTGAGCGCAGTTAAGGGCGTGGACACCCTGGTGGGCAAGGTGACCTTTGACGACCACGGCCAGAACATTGAGCCCGCCGTCAGTACATTTGTGGTCCAGGACGGCCAGTGGGTTTTCTGGAGCGATAGCGACTACGCCTCCGGCAAGCGCCAGCTCAGGCACCCCAACAAGTAA
- a CDS encoding TetR/AcrR family transcriptional regulator: protein MKTITPVAEVRRHILETGQAIMGGKGFSAVGLTEILTAAGVPKGSFYYYFKSKDAFGEALLEQYFADYMAELTELLEKPGQSGAQRLMAYWEKWLKTQAGCDSQGKCLAVKLGAEVADLSEAMRSALRIGTAKIMQRLAKAIEDARADGSLAVEGDALFLAEILYQLWLGASLLEKITRTGESLKTAMAATHRILNVPPQN, encoded by the coding sequence ATGAAGACGATAACACCAGTTGCCGAAGTTCGGCGCCATATTCTCGAAACCGGGCAGGCCATCATGGGCGGCAAGGGGTTTTCAGCCGTCGGGTTGACAGAAATCTTGACCGCAGCTGGCGTGCCCAAGGGATCCTTCTACTATTATTTCAAATCCAAGGATGCCTTTGGTGAAGCCCTGCTTGAGCAGTATTTCGCTGACTACATGGCGGAACTCACAGAACTGCTGGAAAAGCCAGGACAAAGCGGCGCGCAGCGCCTGATGGCCTACTGGGAAAAATGGCTCAAAACTCAGGCGGGCTGCGACTCCCAGGGCAAATGCCTGGCGGTCAAGCTTGGGGCCGAAGTTGCGGATTTGTCCGAAGCCATGCGCAGCGCGTTGCGGATTGGCACAGCAAAAATTATGCAGCGTCTGGCAAAAGCAATAGAAGACGCGCGCGCTGATGGCTCTCTGGCTGTTGAGGGTGATGCCCTTTTTTTAGCCGAAATTCTGTACCAGCTGTGGCTGGGGGCGAGCCTTCTTGAAAAAATTACCAGAACTGGCGAGTCCCTTAAAACAGCTATGGCTGCAACTCACCGTATTCTCAATGTTCCCCCCCAAAATTAA
- a CDS encoding nitroreductase family protein, which yields MKTPQYSKDNAMPAFLVDTHHCKKDGICVSVCPVAALRLNDDNFPENTPEGAAQCISCGQCIAFCPHGACSLEGVAVADTPTPNFAKKPPEEQLTAFLLSRRSIRQYRKEPVPQSTVDAIMEGVRYAPSAANTQPLRWILINSRENLKKVGDLVAQGMETLAPDDAHLRSTVTAWRSGTDVYFRGAPQMMIAVAPKDWSWGREDGAVALTYFELHALAHGVGCCWAGYFTAIGAKYTPLQKFLGVEEHEVIVGGQFFGISKLRPHALPPRKEINLTIR from the coding sequence ATGAAAACACCACAATATTCAAAGGATAATGCTATGCCTGCTTTTCTTGTAGACACCCACCACTGTAAAAAAGATGGTATTTGCGTCAGTGTCTGCCCTGTCGCTGCGTTGCGTCTGAACGACGACAACTTCCCTGAGAACACTCCGGAAGGGGCTGCGCAATGCATTTCCTGCGGTCAGTGCATTGCCTTTTGCCCTCACGGAGCCTGTTCGCTGGAGGGTGTCGCCGTTGCAGATACGCCTACGCCAAATTTCGCAAAAAAGCCGCCTGAGGAGCAACTTACAGCTTTTTTGCTGAGCCGACGCTCCATACGTCAATATCGCAAAGAACCCGTCCCCCAATCCACAGTTGATGCAATTATGGAAGGGGTGCGTTATGCGCCCAGTGCGGCAAATACGCAGCCATTACGATGGATATTGATCAATTCCCGTGAAAATCTCAAAAAAGTTGGAGATCTTGTAGCCCAAGGGATGGAAACCCTGGCCCCTGATGATGCCCATCTTCGTTCCACAGTCACAGCATGGCGCTCCGGTACGGATGTCTATTTTCGGGGCGCTCCCCAGATGATGATTGCCGTGGCTCCGAAGGACTGGTCATGGGGAAGGGAAGATGGCGCTGTGGCACTCACCTATTTTGAATTGCATGCACTGGCCCATGGGGTTGGCTGCTGCTGGGCGGGATATTTTACCGCCATAGGCGCGAAGTACACCCCCCTCCAAAAATTTCTCGGAGTAGAAGAGCATGAGGTGATTGTAGGTGGGCAGTTTTTCGGCATCTCCAAGCTGCGGCCACATGCCCTGCCCCCCAGAAAAGAAATAAATCTCACCATAAGGTGA
- a CDS encoding iron-containing alcohol dehydrogenase produces the protein MNDFNFYNPTRIVFGKNTIAQLDALVPAKARVLVLYGGESARKNGTLDEVRTALGDRDVQEFGGIEPNPAFETLMQAVEQIQREKNDFLIAVGGGSVIDGTKFIAAAACFEGDPWSIMETHGSNVTQALPFASVLTLPATGSEMNNGAVITRSATHTKLPFMSPHVFPQFSILDPTKTFTLPEKQVANGVVDAFVHVVEQYLTYPVDARVQDRFSEGLLQTLIEIGPKLMTDKQNYDLCANLMWTATLALNGLIGAGVPQDWSTHMIGHELTARYGIDHARTLAIVLPANLQVRRAAKREKLLQYAARVWGITNGNEEERIDAAITKTRTFFESLGLPTTLSAYNLGEQDINAIVGQLEAHGMTALGEKSDLTPEISRRILEASL, from the coding sequence ATGAACGATTTCAATTTTTACAACCCCACCCGTATCGTGTTCGGTAAAAACACCATCGCACAACTGGATGCGCTTGTCCCTGCAAAGGCCCGCGTGCTTGTCCTGTACGGAGGGGAAAGCGCACGCAAAAACGGCACTCTGGATGAGGTCCGCACGGCCCTTGGCGACCGTGACGTTCAGGAATTTGGCGGCATAGAGCCCAATCCGGCCTTTGAAACCTTGATGCAAGCCGTTGAGCAGATCCAGCGCGAAAAAAATGACTTCCTGATTGCTGTCGGGGGCGGCTCGGTTATTGACGGTACAAAATTCATTGCCGCAGCCGCCTGCTTTGAGGGTGACCCCTGGTCTATTATGGAAACGCATGGCTCCAACGTTACCCAGGCTCTGCCCTTCGCCAGCGTGCTGACCTTGCCGGCTACCGGCTCGGAAATGAACAACGGAGCGGTGATAACCCGTAGCGCAACGCATACCAAACTGCCCTTCATGAGTCCCCATGTCTTCCCGCAGTTTTCCATACTTGATCCGACCAAGACCTTTACCTTGCCTGAAAAACAAGTTGCCAACGGCGTTGTTGATGCCTTTGTCCACGTTGTCGAACAGTATCTGACCTATCCGGTCGATGCCCGCGTTCAGGACAGATTTTCCGAAGGGCTGCTGCAAACCCTGATTGAGATCGGGCCGAAGCTCATGACAGACAAGCAGAACTACGACCTTTGCGCCAACCTGATGTGGACGGCGACCCTGGCGCTCAACGGACTGATCGGGGCGGGCGTTCCCCAGGACTGGTCAACCCACATGATCGGCCATGAACTGACCGCCCGTTACGGCATAGATCACGCGCGTACCCTGGCCATTGTGCTGCCGGCAAACTTGCAGGTACGGAGAGCGGCCAAACGTGAAAAACTGCTGCAATACGCCGCCCGTGTCTGGGGCATCACCAATGGAAATGAAGAAGAACGGATTGACGCCGCCATCACAAAGACGCGGACGTTTTTTGAAAGCCTCGGCTTGCCGACCACACTGTCCGCCTACAACCTTGGCGAGCAGGATATCAATGCCATTGTCGGGCAGCTTGAAGCCCACGGCATGACGGCGCTTGGCGAAAAGAGCGACCTTACCCCGGAGATCAGCCGGCGCATACTGGAAGCCAGCCTTTAA
- a CDS encoding NAD-dependent succinate-semialdehyde dehydrogenase encodes MAYATTNPYTGEVLNVFPDATDSQVDQALDDAHNAFLLWKDTPLSQRKVILQRAADLLRERATDYARLLTLEMGKITAEGRAEVEISAGIFEYYANNMETLLAPEALSVAHPNEGKPTLVYEPLGIILAIEPWNFPIYQVARILAPQLAAGNTMLLKHASNVPQSAAAFDQLMLDAGLPDGAFRNLFATRQQVEKIINDPRVHGVALTGSEGAGAIIAAQASRALKKSTMELGGSDAFVVLADAELDKTVNWAVFGRHWNAGQVCVSSKRMIVVDEVYDAFLSRYIEGVAQLKAGDPFDPSTTLAPLSSQAAADEIRGKIREAVAHGATATEVGPKVPSQGAFVQPTILSNLTPDNPAYYWEFFGPVTMIFRAKNEEEAIQIANDSPYGLGGSVFTADPLHGAEVAKRISTGMVFVNHPTSPKADLPFGGIRRSGYGRELTDLGIKEFVNHKLICIVDIDAPFL; translated from the coding sequence ATGGCTTACGCTACAACCAATCCCTATACAGGCGAAGTACTGAACGTTTTTCCTGATGCGACTGACAGCCAGGTGGATCAGGCGCTCGATGACGCCCACAATGCCTTTCTTTTATGGAAAGACACCCCTCTTTCCCAACGCAAGGTCATTTTGCAACGCGCGGCGGACCTGTTGCGCGAGCGGGCCACCGACTATGCCCGCCTGCTGACGCTGGAAATGGGAAAAATTACCGCTGAAGGTCGGGCCGAAGTGGAAATATCCGCCGGTATTTTTGAATATTACGCGAACAATATGGAAACGCTGTTGGCGCCGGAAGCGTTGAGCGTCGCGCACCCTAACGAAGGCAAGCCGACCCTGGTGTATGAACCGCTCGGCATCATTCTGGCCATTGAACCCTGGAACTTTCCCATTTATCAGGTCGCCCGCATTCTGGCTCCGCAACTGGCCGCAGGAAACACCATGCTGCTGAAGCACGCCTCGAATGTGCCGCAAAGCGCCGCCGCCTTTGACCAGTTGATGCTCGACGCCGGCCTGCCCGACGGGGCTTTCCGGAATCTTTTCGCCACGCGGCAGCAAGTTGAAAAGATCATCAACGACCCGCGAGTCCATGGTGTGGCTCTGACCGGTTCCGAAGGGGCCGGGGCGATAATAGCGGCCCAGGCCAGCAGGGCCTTGAAAAAATCCACCATGGAGCTTGGCGGCTCTGACGCCTTTGTGGTGCTTGCCGACGCGGAACTCGACAAAACTGTGAACTGGGCCGTATTCGGGCGTCACTGGAACGCTGGCCAGGTGTGCGTCTCTTCCAAGCGGATGATTGTGGTGGATGAGGTGTACGATGCCTTTCTAAGCCGTTACATTGAAGGCGTGGCCCAACTGAAAGCGGGCGATCCTTTTGATCCGTCCACGACGCTGGCGCCATTGTCCTCGCAAGCGGCGGCCGATGAAATCCGGGGCAAGATCCGTGAGGCCGTTGCCCACGGCGCGACCGCCACCGAAGTGGGGCCAAAAGTCCCGTCGCAGGGCGCTTTTGTGCAGCCGACCATTCTCAGCAACCTGACCCCGGATAATCCGGCCTATTATTGGGAGTTTTTCGGCCCGGTCACCATGATTTTCCGGGCAAAAAACGAAGAAGAAGCGATTCAAATCGCCAATGACTCGCCGTACGGGCTGGGCGGTTCGGTGTTTACGGCCGACCCTCTGCACGGCGCTGAAGTCGCCAAGCGCATTTCCACCGGCATGGTGTTTGTCAACCATCCAACATCCCCCAAAGCTGACCTGCCTTTCGGAGGCATCCGCCGCTCCGGTTATGGCCGTGAGCTGACTGACCTTGGCATAAAGGAGTTCGTCAACCACAAACTGATTTGCATCGTTGATATAGACGCACCATTTTTATAG